In a genomic window of Theropithecus gelada isolate Dixy chromosome 15, Tgel_1.0, whole genome shotgun sequence:
- the LOC112608323 gene encoding olfactory receptor 13C7 — protein MVSANQTASVIEFVLLGFSAYPNLEKTFFVLILLMYVAILLGNGVLILVTVSNSHLHTPMYFFLGNLSFLDICYTTSSVPLILDSFLTPRKTICFSACAVQMFLSFAMGATECVLLSLMAFDRYVAICNPLRYPVVMSKAAYVPMAAGSWVAGSTASMVQTSLAMRLPFCGDNIINHFTCEILAVLKLACADISVNVISMGVTNVIFLGVPVLFISFSYVFIIATILRIPSAEGKKKAFSTCSAHLTVVIVFYGTILFMYGKPKSKDPLGEDKEDLADKLISLFYGVVTPMLNPIIYSLRNKDVKAAVRNLVFQKRFAF, from the coding sequence ATGGTAAGTGCCAACCAGACAGCCTCTGTGATAGAGTTTGTTCTCCTGGGCTTCTCTGCCTATCCAAACCTGGAGAAAACATTCTTTGTGCTCATCCTGCTGATGTACGTGGCAATCCTACTAGGCAATGGGGTTCTCATCCTGGTGACTGTGTCCAACTCCCACCTGCACACACCCATGTACTTCTTCCTGGGGAACCTCTCCTTCCTAGACATCTGCTATACAACGTCCTCAGTCCCCCTCATCCTTGACAGCTTCTTGACCCCCAGGAAAACCATCTGCTTCTCAGCCTGTGCAGTGCAGATGTTCCTCTCCTTTGCCATGGGAGCCACAGAGTGTGTCCTCCTGAGCTTGATGGCATTTGATCGCTACGTGGCCATCTGCAACCCCCTTAGGTACCCTGTGGTCATGAGCAAGGCTGCCTACGTGCCCATGGCTGCCggctcctgggtagctggaagcACTGCTTCCATGGTGCAGACATCCCTTGCAATGAGGCTGCCCTTCTGTGGAGACAACATCATCAACCACTTCACCTGTGAGATTCTGGCTGTCCTGAAGTTGGCCTGTGCTGATATCTCTGTCAATGTGATCAGTATGGGAGTGACCAATGTGATCTTCCTGGGAGTCCCGGTTCTGTTCATCTCTTTCTCCTATGTCTTCATCATTGCCACCATCCTGAGGATCCCCTCAGCTGAGGGGAAGAAAAAGGCCTTCTCTACCTGCTCTGCCCACCTCACTGTCGTGATCGTCTTCTACGGGACCATCCTCTTCATGTATGGGAAGCCCAAGTCTAAGGACCCACTGGGGGAAGACAAGGAAGACCTTGCTGACAAACTCATTTCCCTTTTCTATGGGGTAGTGACCCCCATGCTCAACCCCATCATCTACAGCCTGAGGAACAAGGATGTGAAGGCTGCTGTGAGGAACCTGGTGTTTCAGAAACGCTTTGCCTTTTGA
- the LOC112608339 gene encoding olfactory receptor 13C7-like, translating into MVSSNQTSPVMAFVLLGLSAHPKLEKTFFMLILLMYLVILLGNGVLILVTILDSRLDTPMYFFLGNLSFLDICYTTSSVPLTLNSFLTPRKTICFSAYAVQMFLSFAMGATECVLLSVMAFDRYMAICNPLRYSEVMSKATYVPMAASSWVAGSLTAMVQTSLAMRLPFCGDNIINHFTCEILAVLKLACADISVNVISMGVANVIFLGVPVLFISSSYVFIIATILRIPSAEGRRKAFSTCSAHLTVVIVFYGTILFMYGKPKSKDLLGADKQDLADKLISLFCGVVTPMLNPIIYSLRNKDVKGAVRSLVFQKCFPQ; encoded by the coding sequence ATGGTCAGTTCCAATCAGACCTCCCCTGTGATGGCGTTTGTTCTCCTGGGCCTCTCTGCCCATCCAAAGTTGGAGAAGACATTCTTCATGCTCATCCTGCTGATGTACCTGGTGATCCTGCTGGGCAATGGGGTCCTCATCCTGGTGACCATCCTTGACTCCCGCCTGGACACACCCATGTACTTCTTCCTGGGGAACCTTTCCTTCCTGGACATCTGCTATACAACCTCCTCAGTCCCACTCACCCTTAATAGCTTCCTGACTCCCAGGAAAACCATCTGCTTCTCAGCCTATGCAGTGCAGATGTTCCTCTCCTTTGCCATGGGAGCCACAGAGTGTGTTCTTCTGAGCGTGATGGCGTTTGATCGCTACATGGCCATCTGCAACCCCCTTAGGTACTCTGAAGTCATGAGCAAAGCTACTTATGTGCCCATGGCTGCCagctcctgggtagctggaagcCTCACTGCCATGGTGCAGACATCCCTTGCAATGAGGCTGCCCTTCTGTGGAGACAACATCATCAACCACTTCACCTGTGAGATTCTGGCTGTCCTGAAGTTGGCCTGTGCTGATATCTCTGTCAATGTGATCAGTATGGGAGTGGCCAATGTGATCTTCCTGGGAGTCCCGGTTCTGTTCATCTCTTCCTCCTATGTCTTCATCATCGCCACCATCCTGAGGATCCCCTCAGCTGAGGGGAGGAGAAAGGCCTTCTCTACCTGCTCTGCCCACCTCACTGTCGTGATCGTCTTCTATGGGACCATCCTCTTCATGTATGGGAAGCCCAAGTCTAAGGACCTGCTGGGAGCAGACAAACAGGACCTTGCAGACAAACTCATTTCCCTTTTCTGTGGGGTGGTGACCCCCATGCTCAACCCCATCATCTACAGCCTGAGGAACAAGGACGTGAAGGGTGCTGTGAGAAGCCTGGTATTTCAGAAATGCTTCCCACAGTGA
- the LOC112608308 gene encoding olfactory receptor 2S2: MEKANETSPVMGFTLLGLSAHPELEKTFFVLILLMYLVILLGNGVLILVTILDSRLHTPMYFFLGNLSFLDICFTTSSVPLVLDSFLTPQKTISFSACAVQMALSFAMAGTECLLLSVMAFDRYVAICNPLRYPVIMSKAAYVPMAASSWAIGGAASVVHTSLAIQLPFCGNNIINHFTCEILAVLKLACADISINVISMEVTNVIFLGVPVLFISFSYVFIIATILRIPSAEGRRKAFSTCSAHLTVVIVFYGTLFFMYGKPKSKDSMGADKEDLSDKLIPLFYGVVTPMLNPIIYSLRNKDVKTAVRSLLRPKGFTQ, encoded by the coding sequence ATGGAAAAAGCCAATGAGACCTCCCCTGTGATGGGGTTCACTCTCCTGGGGCTCTCTGCCCACCCAGAGCTGGAAAAGACATTCTTCGTGCTCATCCTGCTAATGTACCTGGTGATCCTGCTGGGCAACGGGGTCCTCATCCTGGTGACCATCCTTGACTCCCGCCTGCACACACCCATGTACTTCTTCCTGGGGAACCTTTCCTTCCTGGACATCTGCTTCACTACCTCCTCAGTCCCACTGGTCCTGGACAGCTTTTTGACTCCCCAGAAAACCATCTCCTTCTCAGCCTGTGCTGTGCAGATGGCACTCTCCTTTGCCATGGCAGGAACAGAGTGCTTGCTCCTGAGTGTGATGGCGTTTGATCGCTATGTGGCCATCTGCAACCCCCTTAGGTACCCTGTGATCATGAGCAAGGCTGCCTATGTGCCCATGGCTGCCAGCTCCTGGGCTATTGGTGGTGCTGCTTCCGTGGTACACACATCCTTGGCAATTCAGCTGCCCTTCTGTGGGAACAACATCATCAACCACTTCACCTGTGAGATTCTGGCTGTTCTCAAGTTGGCCTGTGCTGACATTTCCATCAATGTGATCAGCATGGAGGTGACAAATGTGATCTTCCTGGGAGTCCCGGTTCTGTTCATCTCTTTCTCCTATGTCTTCATCATCGCCACCATCCTGAGGATCCCCTCAGCTGAGGGGAGGAGAAAGGCCTTCTCCACCTGCTCTGCCCACCTCACTGTGGTGATTGTCTTCTACGGGACCTTATTCTTCATGTATGGGAAGCCCAAGTCTAAGGACTCCATGGGAGCAGACAAAGAGGATCTTTCAGACAAACTCATCCCTCTTTTCTATGGGGTGGTGACTCCCATGCTCAACCCCATCATCTACAGCCTAAGGAACAAGGACGTGAAGACCGCTGTGAGGAGCCTGCTGAGACCAAAAGGCTTCACTCAGTGA